The following coding sequences are from one Rhizobiaceae bacterium window:
- a CDS encoding alpha/beta hydrolase, with amino-acid sequence MPFDSRSILESPTGAALNLQSRHPAGAPRAVVQINHGLAEHSARYERFADFLAGRGFAVYAHDHRGHGHTKAADAPQGRFAARDGVSKVLKDVLAVHRLITEEHPALPVVLFGHSMGGLIATNFLLRHSGRIDAAAIWNANFSAGFMGRVAQAILAWEKFRLGSDVPSRLLPRLTFQEWGRRVPNRRMPFDWLSRDPVEVDKYIADPLCGWDASVSMWRDVFAFVFAGADDGNFSAVRRDLPINLVGGDSDPATDGGKAVSDFAARLRRMGFSNLVSTVYPETRHESLNELNRNIIMRDFGDWLDRMIPVR; translated from the coding sequence ATGCCGTTCGACAGCCGTAGCATACTGGAATCGCCGACGGGCGCGGCGTTGAACCTGCAATCGCGGCATCCCGCAGGCGCGCCGCGTGCGGTCGTGCAGATCAATCATGGGCTGGCCGAGCACTCGGCCCGCTACGAACGCTTCGCCGATTTCCTCGCCGGGCGAGGTTTCGCCGTCTATGCGCATGACCATCGCGGGCATGGCCACACAAAGGCCGCCGACGCTCCTCAGGGTCGTTTCGCCGCGCGCGACGGGGTCTCGAAAGTCCTGAAGGACGTGCTTGCCGTGCATCGGCTGATCACTGAGGAGCACCCGGCACTGCCGGTCGTCCTTTTCGGCCATTCGATGGGAGGCCTGATCGCGACAAACTTCCTCCTGCGCCACTCCGGCCGCATCGATGCCGCCGCCATCTGGAACGCCAATTTCTCGGCCGGTTTCATGGGGCGCGTCGCGCAGGCAATCCTCGCATGGGAAAAATTCCGGCTGGGATCGGACGTGCCGTCCCGCCTGCTGCCGCGACTCACATTTCAGGAATGGGGCAGAAGAGTGCCGAACCGCCGGATGCCCTTCGACTGGTTGTCGCGCGATCCCGTCGAGGTGGACAAATACATCGCCGACCCGCTCTGCGGCTGGGACGCGTCCGTCTCCATGTGGCGGGACGTGTTCGCCTTCGTTTTCGCCGGGGCGGACGACGGCAACTTCTCCGCCGTCCGCCGCGACCTGCCGATCAATCTGGTCGGCGGCGACAGCGACCCGGCGACCGATGGCGGCAAGGCGGTGTCGGACTTCGCGGCGAGGCTGCGGCGGATGGGGTTTTCGAATCTCGTTTCAACGGTTTATCCCGAAACCCGGCACGAATCCCTCAACGAGTTGAATCGAAACATCATCATGCGGGATTTCGGCGACTGGCTGGACCGGATGATTCCCGTGCGCTGA